One stretch of Nicotiana tabacum cultivar K326 chromosome 18, ASM71507v2, whole genome shotgun sequence DNA includes these proteins:
- the LOC107758935 gene encoding uncharacterized protein LOC107758935, whose translation MGKRKRKADLNKTPPPSDLMPPSPGMDALSKQKFSHQVDNSGIKSFLSIADIVDGPVKVTQGQQSSIVHRRNIDILKSLRHPRHYGRHYSRRRSAANAEASTSHGGHTPSYAEKLSLKMASKCYSDSGHDTENRQRAVHKRGAPSSSLATRVISSDAGKLSCVLCQKFLKEDPYIMLENNLPVGETCVVAVLACGHLYHADCLERRTNREDRQDPSCPICLGLVSQVDASVEQE comes from the exons ATgggaaagagaaagagaaaagctGACCTCAACAAGACTCCTCCTCCTTCTG ACCTGATGCCACCCTCACCCGGAATGGATGCATTATCAAAACAG AAATTCTCTCATCAAGTCGACAACAGTGGAATAAAGTCTTTCTTATCCATTGCGGATATCGTAGATGGTCCTGTGAAGGTAACACAAGGCCAACAGTCATCTATTGTTCACCGTCGAAATATTGACATTCTAAAGTCTTTGAGGCATCCCCGTCACTATGGCCGCCATTATTCCCGACGGAGATCTGCTGCTAATGCTGAGGCATCAACTTCCCATGGTGGTCATACGCCTTCTTATGCTGAGAAGTTGTCCTTAAAAATGGCAAGCAAATGCTATTCAGATTCTGGACATGACACAG AGAATAGGCAAAGAGCAGTTCACAAACGAGGAGCTCCATCCAGTTCATTGGCTACGAGGGTGATATCATCTGATGCGGGAAAACTTTCTTGTGTACTATGCCAGAAGTTTCTGAAGGAGGACCCTTATATCATGCTTGAAAACAATTTACCTGTAGGCGAGACGTGCGTGGTGGCAGTTTTAGCTTGTGGTCATCTTTATCATGCTGATTGTTTGGAACGAAGAACAAATCGTGAAGATAGACAGGATCCGTCCTGTCCAATTTGTCTCGGCTTGGTTTCTCAGGTTGATGCTTCAGTAGAACAAGAGTAG